Below is a genomic region from Brassica oleracea var. oleracea cultivar TO1000 chromosome C9, BOL, whole genome shotgun sequence.
CTTAACCACCATTAACTCTCTCTGTAATTCTAGCACTCACCAAAACCAAACTAGAAAAGGAAAAGAAGAAATCAAAGCACGTATTGCACGTACCCAAAACAAGGCCCACTAACATTAATTAAACCAAACCCTAAATTTAGTTAGAGATCACGTGAATCATTACTTCAAGCGCAGGTTGCTTCACGTCATCATCATCTGGATCGTCTTCGGCACCATCGTCTCCTTCATCGTCAACACCACCGATGATAAGCATTATCAAAAGCTTGAAAAAATTTGTAATGCAGAAGTTTTAATTTCGATCCCAAAGAATCGTGTGCTCTGATACCATGTAAAGTATAATAGAATAGATATATTATTGTGTTGTATTTAATAAGAGAATACAATATGCATATATATAGGGGTAACATTAACATAATGTTAACACTAGATAATGAACTTTCCTAAACACTTAATGTAAATATGCTAGAATATCTTGAGAGTAACTTGTTCTTCAAGTCTTTCCTTTTAGTTTTGAGGGTCTTATGGGTTTCACGGACTTCATATTCTTGTTGCAGAGCGTCCGCCAGTTTAGTTCGATATTCATTATTGCCGAAGGTCCATACCAGGTTCGGCTCGGATACTTTTGGTTATTCTGGTATTCTTGCAAAAAAGTGATGTAGGATTTTACCCACGCATACATTTATTATTGTATGGAGTTTAGAGAGCCGCTCGTTCTTTTGTATAGGAGATAATGACATGTTACGGTTTATCAGTTGAGAGAGATACAGTGTTTCTCTTATGAGATCAAAACGTATAACTGGATTTGAGTCAATGCGGACAAGAATGTTTTCTCTTCATTTTAGTTTGCCAAACCATGGATATGAGATATCTTGCTGCAATTATAAAACCCGGTGAATATTTATTATTACATAGAAGGGCATAACGAACATTCCCACTATGTTTTGAACACATTTTACATAATCACACCACACGATTCACACAGGCATGAACTGACATAACACACTCGCACTTTTTAATTTGCGTTTCTTCTCATCCCTTACAGCTCCAACACGAAGTCTGCAAAGCAATGTTGGATTATTATCTGGTTCGACCACAAGCAGAAAACTAGTGCATGCCTAAATGGCATTGTATAAATTTTTTTTGTCTTTTTAAGTAAAGATCCAGAATCACATTCTTGCTTTGAAATAAATGGGCTTATGAATATATCAGTAGTATGAAGGTGCACTTACAGTCTTCGTCTGTTTTGATCCAGTGTTCTCCTTTTCCAGATGAATGTGAATTTCTTAGCTCATATTGGATCCATCTTTTACTTGTCTTGTGACATGGTCTCACCTTCTCGGACATTAGTCCAGTAGAATTTGCTTTGCTGTTTTTTGGTTCTGTCATGCTGCTGTATATTTTGCTTTCCATTATGGAGTCTTCTGGATATACTTTCCTATGGAAAACTTGTGCTATCTGCACTTACAATAAATTCAAGTTTGTTAGAAGCAAGCTTTTCACTAGAGCTAATTCTGCAACAGTATTATAGAAGTGCTCTAGAAAATGCTTTCAACATGTTGTATATTTCAAGATGTTGCATGTATAGGCAGGCGTTTTAGAGAGCAGAGAAAAAAAAAATCATACCTTTTGGAACTTCTTCTTGGTGGAAGCTACTTCAGTTTTACCACTGTCAGGGCTCCTGGAGGATAGGTGAAGCTTTTTCAGTACCTTCTTCACAAGATGCTTTGCAGACTTGTGAGTTGAACTGGCTTTCTTCTTTTTCTCCTCATACTTGTTTTCTGAATGCTTATCTTGCACCTCTGTTGCCTGAAACAGCTCTCCAAGTGATGCCCGTTCCTTCTTCCCTGCAACCTTTGTTTCTGATGATTCGATTTGAGAGCCAAAAAGATACTCTTGGAGCGGGAACTTCATTGGCTGATCATCTTCTTCGGCATCTACTCCCTCAGCGGCCTCAATGGTGGATGCAATAGTATTAGTGTCGCTGTTCCTTCCTGATGGTTGGTTGTGTGCTTCTTTAGCTTCAGCCTCAAGGAACTTCTCCAATTCATTGCTAATGAGCTTCAGATCATTCTCTGTCACTTCTGCATTATCTGTTGCTGGTTCCCCAGATGACATGCCAAATGTCGGTGTTGCTGGTTCATCCAGAAATGTTTCTCCACCGAGGGTTCCAATGGCAAGAAAGCCATGAAAAAAATCACTGTTTCTGGCTTCACTAAGTCCTGCGAAGGAGCTTTCCTGGAACAGATTAAATTGTTTGCTGATTCCAGTACTGTATCTGGGGCCAGCACTTGCTCCAGCGTAAACATCTTGGCTTTCAAGGGACGGATGAGCTGAGAGGGGGAAAAGACTGTTACCTGAAAGGGATTCACATTTGAAGAGAAGAGTTGTTAATTTTCTTCCAAAAAAGTAATGACTGCTACTGAGAGGAAAAAGATAATGCATTTGCGCAAATAATAGTGAAAGATGTCGACTTGTTGCAGTAGACGAGAGATCTGGTTTAGCTGCTCTCACTCACAAAATCAACGGCCAAGAAAAAGTTGGTGTCAGGCAAATTGACGCCCATCACAATGATTTTACACACGAGCACATGACCCTACTCTTCTATCAGGTCAGTTGTTTAATTTTGTACTAATGGATGTTAAAGTAGTGAGACAATTAATGACTAGGCCCTAAAAATGCTTGCTAAGTCCTATTGCTATTCTCCTAGAATTCAACACGCTTCCTATTCTTGTTCCCACACATTTTGACAGGAAAATAATCATTTAGAGAAGTATGGTAAAATTACCAGTTGTAGCATCTTTCAATAGCTCTTTGCTGTTCTCCCGTGACTTATGATGTATCCAGCCCCAAAACTGTTGGAAAAAATAAGCATGGGTAAGTGTTGGCCACAAGTTAGTTGATATTTTTTGTAGATATGGAACGTACCTTCATTTTCGTTCTGACACACGATACTAGA
It encodes:
- the LOC106316089 gene encoding uncharacterized protein LOC106316089 is translated as MKFWGWIHHKSRENSKELLKDATTGNSLFPLSAHPSLESQDVYAGASAGPRYSTGISKQFNLFQESSFAGLSEARNSDFFHGFLAIGTLGGETFLDEPATPTFGMSSGEPATDNAEVTENDLKLISNELEKFLEAEAKEAHNQPSGRNSDTNTIASTIEAAEGVDAEEDDQPMKFPLQEYLFGSQIESSETKVAGKKERASLGELFQATEVQDKHSENKYEEKKKKASSTHKSAKHLVKKVLKKLHLSSRSPDSGKTEVASTKKKFQKIAQVFHRKVYPEDSIMESKIYSSMTEPKNSKANSTGLMSEKVRPCHKTSKRWIQYELRNSHSSGKGEHWIKTDEDYFVLEL